One Campylobacter sputorum subsp. sputorum DNA segment encodes these proteins:
- a CDS encoding biotin/lipoyl-containing protein, which yields MSKKFIDVMDTTFRDGFQSVFGARVLMKDFFPALSAAKDAGITHFEFGGGARFQSLYFYLNEDAFEMMDKFREIVGDEANLQTLSRGVNTVTLDTGSREIVDLHAKLFAKHGTTTIRNFDALNDVENLKYSGERIMAHGLKHEVVVTMMDLPPNCTGAHDAAFYEKVLRDILDTGIPYTSICFKDASGTSSPEKVYQTIKMARKLLPENTHIRLHTHETAGVSVVCYLAALEAGVDGIDLAASPVSGGTSQPDILTMLHAIKGKNYDLGGLDIEKILKYEEVLKDSLKDYFLPPEATKVSPIIPFSPMPGGALTANTQMMRDNNILDKFSEVIRAMREVVEKGGYGTSVTPVSQFYFQQAFNNVMFGKWKKIAEGYGKMVLGYFGKTPVKPDDDIIKLASEQLGLDFTTQNAIDIADADETKSLKYTQKILEENNIEVSEENLFIVAACKEKGIAFLKGEGKVMVRKNSDIQQQKKYTSKNTSEISKYSVSVNGNKYNVEISDGFDNFGEIKNISKVEDKPKTETKSKSQNQNSSGDILATVPGSVFKILLKTGDEVKAGQTVIILEAMKMEIEVTSPKDGIIDEILISPSDTVENNQLLARVK from the coding sequence ATGTCTAAAAAATTTATAGATGTCATGGATACTACTTTTAGAGATGGTTTTCAATCTGTTTTTGGTGCTAGAGTTTTGATGAAGGATTTTTTTCCTGCTCTAAGTGCGGCAAAAGATGCTGGGATTACTCACTTTGAGTTTGGTGGAGGAGCTAGATTTCAAAGCTTATATTTTTATCTAAACGAAGATGCTTTTGAAATGATGGATAAATTCCGTGAAATTGTAGGAGATGAAGCAAATTTACAAACTCTAAGTCGCGGTGTAAATACAGTAACGCTTGATACAGGAAGCAGAGAAATAGTCGATCTTCATGCAAAGCTTTTTGCAAAGCATGGAACAACAACTATTAGAAATTTTGATGCATTAAATGATGTTGAAAATTTAAAATATAGTGGTGAGAGGATAATGGCTCATGGACTAAAACACGAAGTTGTAGTTACTATGATGGATCTTCCGCCAAACTGCACTGGTGCGCATGATGCAGCTTTTTATGAAAAAGTTTTAAGAGATATTTTAGATACTGGCATACCTTATACAAGTATCTGTTTTAAAGATGCTAGTGGAACAAGTAGCCCCGAGAAAGTTTATCAAACAATCAAAATGGCTAGAAAACTGCTTCCAGAAAATACACACATTAGACTTCACACACACGAAACCGCAGGAGTTAGTGTTGTTTGTTATCTAGCAGCACTTGAAGCCGGAGTTGATGGTATAGATTTAGCAGCAAGTCCAGTAAGCGGCGGAACAAGCCAACCGGATATTTTAACAATGCTTCATGCTATTAAAGGTAAAAATTATGATTTGGGTGGGCTTGATATAGAAAAAATACTAAAATATGAAGAAGTTTTAAAAGATAGTTTAAAAGATTACTTTTTACCGCCTGAAGCAACCAAAGTTAGCCCTATAATACCATTTTCGCCAATGCCTGGTGGGGCATTAACAGCAAATACTCAAATGATGAGAGATAATAATATTTTAGATAAATTTTCAGAAGTTATAAGAGCTATGAGAGAAGTTGTAGAAAAAGGTGGTTATGGAACTAGCGTAACGCCTGTAAGTCAATTTTATTTTCAACAAGCGTTTAATAATGTAATGTTTGGTAAATGGAAAAAAATAGCCGAAGGCTATGGTAAAATGGTGCTTGGATACTTTGGAAAAACCCCAGTTAAACCAGATGATGATATTATAAAATTAGCCTCAGAGCAACTAGGGCTAGATTTTACAACACAAAATGCCATTGATATAGCAGACGCAGACGAGACAAAAAGCTTAAAATATACACAAAAAATACTTGAAGAAAACAACATTGAAGTATCAGAAGAAAATTTATTTATAGTTGCCGCTTGTAAAGAAAAAGGTATAGCTTTCTTAAAAGGCGAAGGCAAAGTTATGGTTAGAAAGAACTCTGATATACAACAGCAAAAGAAATACACTTCAAAAAATACATCAGAAATTAGTAAATATAGCGTCAGTGTAAATGGCAATAAATACAATGTGGAAATTAGTGATGGTTTTGATAATTTTGGAGAAATAAAAAATATCTCTAAAGTAGAAGATAAGCCTAAAACTGAAACAAAAAGCAAAAGTCAAAATCAAAACTCTAGCGGAGATATATTAGCAACAGTGCCAGGAAGTGTTTTTAAAATTTTACTTAAAACAGGAGATGAAGTAAAAGCTGGACAAACAGTAATTATACTTGAAGCTATGAAAATGGAAATAGAAGTAACTTCGCCAAAAGATGGCATTATAGATGAGATTTTAATATCGCCAAGCGATACAGTAGAAAATAATCAACTCTTAGCTAGAGTTAAATAA
- the glmU gene encoding bifunctional UDP-N-acetylglucosamine diphosphorylase/glucosamine-1-phosphate N-acetyltransferase GlmU has translation MSDVCVVILAAGFGTRMKSNKAKVLFEISGKPMIYHVIERSYEISNDISVVLNYQFDEIKELVLKKFPNIKIYRQNVDEFPGTAGALFDVKLDSKKTLILCGDMPLMQSDDLKKLISEDCDIALSTFEAQDPFGYGRVISKNGEIECIVEQKDANDEQKMVKAVNAGCYCFNTQVLKQILPKIDNKNAQNEYYLTDSIKIAKNMGLKCVAVNVVERNFMGINDKFALSQAENIMQDMIKEKLMKNGVYMRLPQTIYIDSRAKFEGECTLEENVSIIGKSIIKNSIIKSSSVIEDSVVENSDIGPMAHLRPGNDVKNTHIGNFVELKKANLNGVKAGHLSYLGDCDIDSGTNVGCGTITCNYDGKSKYKTNIGKNVFIGSDTQLVAPLSVEDNVLIAAGSTVTQNVKSGCLVISRGRQINKEGFFYKFFGKKDAKK, from the coding sequence ATGAGTGATGTTTGTGTTGTGATTTTAGCGGCTGGTTTTGGAACTAGAATGAAATCAAACAAGGCAAAAGTCCTTTTTGAGATTTCAGGAAAACCTATGATTTATCATGTAATAGAACGCAGTTATGAGATAAGCAATGATATAAGCGTGGTTTTAAATTATCAATTTGATGAGATAAAAGAGTTGGTTTTAAAAAAATTTCCAAATATAAAAATTTATCGACAAAATGTTGATGAATTTCCAGGAACTGCCGGTGCACTTTTTGATGTAAAACTTGATAGTAAAAAAACACTTATTTTGTGTGGTGATATGCCTTTGATGCAAAGTGATGATTTAAAAAAACTTATATCTGAGGATTGCGATATTGCACTTAGTACATTTGAGGCACAAGATCCTTTTGGTTATGGCAGAGTTATAAGTAAAAATGGTGAAATAGAGTGCATTGTAGAACAAAAAGATGCTAACGATGAACAAAAAATGGTAAAAGCGGTAAATGCTGGGTGTTATTGCTTTAATACGCAAGTTTTAAAACAAATTTTACCAAAAATTGATAATAAAAATGCACAAAATGAGTATTATTTAACAGATAGCATAAAAATAGCTAAAAATATGGGTTTAAAATGTGTTGCAGTAAATGTAGTAGAACGAAATTTTATGGGCATAAACGATAAATTTGCATTATCACAAGCTGAGAATATAATGCAAGATATGATAAAAGAAAAACTTATGAAAAATGGTGTTTATATGAGATTGCCGCAAACTATTTATATAGATAGCAGGGCTAAATTTGAAGGCGAATGCACTTTAGAAGAAAATGTAAGCATCATAGGAAAAAGCATCATAAAAAATAGTATTATAAAAAGTTCGTCGGTTATAGAAGATAGCGTTGTTGAAAACTCCGACATAGGACCTATGGCTCATCTTAGACCTGGAAATGATGTTAAAAATACACACATTGGAAATTTCGTAGAACTAAAAAAAGCAAATTTAAATGGAGTTAAAGCAGGGCATTTAAGCTATCTTGGAGATTGTGATATAGATAGTGGCACAAATGTAGGGTGTGGAACCATAACTTGCAATTATGACGGCAAGTCAAAATATAAGACTAATATAGGCAAAAATGTATTTATCGGAAGTGATACACAGCTTGTTGCACCGCTTAGTGTAGAAGATAATGTTTTGATAGCTGCTGGCTCAACCGTAACTCAAAATGTAAAAAGTGGATGTCTTGTTATAAGCAGAGGAAGGCAGATAAATAAAGAGGGATTTTTTTATAAATTTTTTGGAAAAAAAGATGCTAAAAAATAA
- the coaBC gene encoding bifunctional phosphopantothenoylcysteine decarboxylase/phosphopantothenate--cysteine ligase CoaBC, which produces MLKNKKILLCVCGSVSFYKAYEILSALRKLGADVYVMLSDGALKFANIVSFEALCNHKVLCSHSENWVDGLNHIQYAKMDLVLIAPASANTINSLANGIGGSVFMDTLIAASSVKTIIAPAANNAMLEHFSTKKSLEILKENGVKIVEPVCKILACGDYGKGALADIEDIIYAVKRAIFEDEFFKDKKVVITGGATYENIDDVRAITNFSSGKMSKALSDAFYMLGGNVHFISSVGFKVPYKFTKFKNSFELKTILDKENLQDKDILVMAAAISDYVPKQKFSGKVKKDVFGDKFSLELVKNDDILSNLKVSCKKIGFKMEVDEKTAKQNAKDMLKNKHLDAVCLNVLNDNVKFGSDSTQIEFITPTNSTLLNYDNKENIALKIANLVKSL; this is translated from the coding sequence ATGCTAAAAAATAAAAAAATACTACTTTGTGTTTGTGGCAGTGTTAGTTTTTACAAGGCTTATGAAATTTTATCAGCATTAAGAAAGCTTGGGGCTGATGTTTATGTAATGCTTAGCGATGGGGCTTTGAAGTTTGCAAATATTGTTAGCTTTGAAGCACTTTGCAATCATAAAGTGCTTTGTTCTCATAGTGAAAATTGGGTTGATGGGCTTAATCATATACAATATGCAAAAATGGATCTTGTTTTGATAGCTCCTGCTAGTGCAAATACTATAAATAGTCTTGCTAATGGCATAGGTGGATCTGTTTTTATGGATACATTAATCGCAGCAAGTAGTGTAAAAACCATAATAGCTCCAGCTGCAAACAATGCAATGCTAGAGCATTTTTCTACTAAAAAAAGTTTAGAAATTTTAAAAGAAAATGGCGTTAAGATAGTCGAGCCTGTTTGTAAAATTCTAGCTTGTGGGGATTATGGAAAAGGCGCATTGGCTGATATTGAAGATATAATTTATGCTGTAAAAAGAGCAATTTTTGAAGATGAGTTTTTTAAAGATAAAAAAGTTGTTATAACAGGCGGCGCTACATATGAAAATATAGATGATGTTAGAGCTATTACAAATTTTTCAAGCGGAAAAATGTCAAAGGCTTTAAGTGATGCGTTTTATATGCTTGGTGGGAATGTTCATTTTATTAGTAGTGTTGGTTTTAAAGTGCCTTATAAATTTACTAAATTTAAAAATTCTTTTGAGTTAAAAACTATTTTAGATAAAGAAAATTTGCAAGATAAAGATATTTTGGTAATGGCTGCTGCTATTAGTGATTATGTGCCAAAACAAAAATTTAGTGGCAAGGTAAAAAAAGATGTTTTTGGGGATAAATTTAGTTTAGAGCTTGTTAAGAATGATGATATTTTGTCAAATTTAAAAGTTTCTTGCAAAAAAATAGGCTTTAAAATGGAAGTAGATGAAAAAACTGCCAAGCAAAATGCAAAAGATATGCTAAAAAATAAACACTTAGATGCAGTTTGTTTAAATGTTTTAAACGATAATGTCAAATTTGGCTCAGATTCTACGCAAATTGAGTTTATAACACCTACAAATTCTACGCTTTTAAATTACGATAATAAAGAAAATATAGCTTTAAAAATTGCAAATTTGGTTAAAAGTTTATGA
- the uppS gene encoding polyprenyl diphosphate synthase, which produces MNTLKHLAIIMDGNGRWAKERSLMRINGHEKGAEVVDDIAMYCAKNGIQTLSLYAFSTENWKRPKNEVDFLMKLLKKFIIKQREKLIKNDIKFDTIGDISVFDSDLLNEILNLKELTKEGASLNLVLALNYGGRDEIVRACKKLVLANDEINEENISKTIDSASYGDVDLLIRTGGEIRLSNFMLWEASYAELEFTDTFWPDFNSKELDIMVKKFEKKHRRFGGL; this is translated from the coding sequence TTGAATACACTTAAGCATTTAGCAATAATAATGGATGGGAATGGGAGATGGGCAAAAGAGCGTTCTTTAATGAGAATAAACGGGCACGAAAAGGGTGCTGAGGTTGTGGATGATATAGCAATGTATTGTGCTAAAAATGGCATACAAACTCTTAGTCTTTATGCATTTAGCACAGAAAATTGGAAAAGACCTAAAAATGAAGTAGATTTTCTTATGAAATTGCTTAAAAAATTTATTATAAAGCAGCGAGAAAAACTAATCAAAAATGATATTAAATTTGATACTATAGGCGATATATCAGTTTTTGATAGTGATTTATTAAACGAAATTTTAAATTTAAAAGAATTAACAAAAGAAGGTGCAAGTTTAAATTTAGTTTTAGCGCTAAATTATGGCGGTAGAGATGAGATAGTTAGGGCTTGTAAGAAACTAGTTTTAGCAAATGATGAGATAAATGAAGAAAATATTTCAAAAACGATAGATAGTGCAAGTTATGGCGATGTTGATTTGCTTATAAGAACAGGTGGAGAAATAAGATTATCAAATTTTATGCTTTGGGAAGCCAGTTATGCAGAGCTTGAATTTACAGATACATTTTGGCCTGATTTTAATTCAAAAGAGCTTGATATTATGGTTAAGAAATTTGAGAAAAAACATAGAAGATTTGGTGGATTATAG